A genomic stretch from Bos mutus isolate GX-2022 chromosome 4, NWIPB_WYAK_1.1, whole genome shotgun sequence includes:
- the LOC106701002 gene encoding mitochondrial import inner membrane translocase subunit Tim9-like isoform X1, whose translation MAAQILESNQIKHFKEFLGTYSKFIETCFLDCVKDFTRKEIKPEEEYHIQQNEALAAKTGLLGQP comes from the exons ATGGCTGCACAAATACTAGAATCTAAtcagataaaacattttaaggaaTTTCTTGGAACCTACAGTAAATTTATAGAAACCTGCTTTTTAGACTGTGTTAAAGActttacaagaaaagaaataaaacctgaaG AGGAATATCATATTCAGCAGAATGAGGCCCTGGCTGCCAAAACAGGACTCCTTGGCCAGCCATGA
- the LOC106701002 gene encoding mitochondrial import inner membrane translocase subunit Tim9-like isoform X2 — protein MAAQILESNQIKHFKEFLGTYSKFIETCFLDCVKDFTRKEIKPEEQNEALAAKTGLLGQP, from the exons ATGGCTGCACAAATACTAGAATCTAAtcagataaaacattttaaggaaTTTCTTGGAACCTACAGTAAATTTATAGAAACCTGCTTTTTAGACTGTGTTAAAGActttacaagaaaagaaataaaacctgaaG AGCAGAATGAGGCCCTGGCTGCCAAAACAGGACTCCTTGGCCAGCCATGA
- the LOC106701002 gene encoding mitochondrial import inner membrane translocase subunit Tim9-like isoform X3 produces MAAQILESNQIKHFKEFLGTYSKFIETCFLDCVKDFTRKEIKPEENEALAAKTGLLGQP; encoded by the exons ATGGCTGCACAAATACTAGAATCTAAtcagataaaacattttaaggaaTTTCTTGGAACCTACAGTAAATTTATAGAAACCTGCTTTTTAGACTGTGTTAAAGActttacaagaaaagaaataaaacctgaaG AGAATGAGGCCCTGGCTGCCAAAACAGGACTCCTTGGCCAGCCATGA